In the genome of Polaribacter atrinae, one region contains:
- the pckA gene encoding phosphoenolpyruvate carboxykinase (ATP): METNRNMETYGLKNVTVKWNLSPEELQKITIEKGMGKETKNGTLAINTGKFTGRSPQDRFIVKDEYTADKVWWGKTNKPVSQENFDKLKANVVNYLSNRELYVRDGYVCADPTYKTDIRTVAEYPWSSSFVHNMFLRPSEEELANFDEDWLILCAPGYVCDDPKAYGIRQGNFSIINFTDKIALIGGSAYTGEMKKGIFSALNLILPVEKNVLPMHCSANVGEDGDTAIFFGLSGTGKTTLSADPKRKLIGDDEHGWTAENNIFNFEGGCYAKVIDLSEEKEPDIFRAIKPGALLENVVFDENGDVDYMDSTITQNTRVSYPIYHIDNIAKPSYASNPKNIFFLTADAFGVLPPVSKLTPGQAAYHFISGYTAKVAGTEAGITEPVPSFSACFGEPFMPLHPTKYAEMLSKKMTEAGVNVWLINTGWSGGPYGTGSRIKLKYTRAMITEILNGSLDNIEFEQHPIFGLFMPKYCPNVPTEMLNPMNTWINKSAYISKAIHLAHFFHLNFEKFANEASEQIIEGGPLIDEHHKLEHM; this comes from the coding sequence ATGGAAACCAACAGAAACATGGAAACTTACGGACTTAAAAACGTAACTGTAAAATGGAATTTATCTCCAGAAGAGCTTCAAAAAATCACTATTGAGAAAGGAATGGGTAAAGAAACCAAAAATGGAACTTTAGCTATTAATACTGGTAAATTTACAGGAAGATCTCCACAAGATAGATTTATTGTAAAAGATGAATATACTGCAGACAAAGTTTGGTGGGGAAAAACCAACAAACCAGTTTCTCAAGAAAACTTCGATAAATTAAAAGCGAACGTAGTAAACTACTTATCTAACAGAGAATTATACGTAAGAGACGGTTATGTGTGTGCAGACCCAACTTACAAAACAGATATTAGAACTGTAGCAGAATACCCTTGGTCTAGTTCTTTTGTACATAATATGTTTTTAAGACCTTCTGAAGAAGAATTAGCAAATTTTGATGAAGATTGGTTAATTTTATGTGCTCCTGGTTATGTTTGTGATGATCCTAAAGCATACGGAATTCGTCAAGGAAACTTCTCTATCATTAACTTTACAGATAAAATTGCTTTAATTGGTGGTTCTGCTTACACAGGAGAGATGAAAAAAGGTATTTTTTCTGCATTAAATTTAATTTTACCAGTAGAAAAAAATGTATTACCAATGCACTGTTCTGCAAATGTTGGTGAAGATGGTGATACTGCTATTTTCTTTGGATTATCTGGAACAGGAAAAACTACCTTATCTGCAGATCCTAAAAGAAAATTAATTGGTGATGATGAACATGGTTGGACAGCAGAAAACAATATCTTTAACTTTGAAGGTGGATGTTACGCAAAAGTAATTGACTTATCTGAAGAAAAAGAACCAGACATTTTTAGAGCTATTAAGCCAGGTGCTTTGTTAGAAAATGTAGTTTTTGATGAAAATGGAGATGTAGATTATATGGATAGTACAATTACACAAAACACACGTGTAAGTTACCCTATTTATCATATCGACAACATTGCAAAACCTTCTTATGCAAGCAACCCTAAAAACATTTTCTTTTTAACTGCTGATGCTTTTGGTGTATTGCCTCCGGTATCTAAATTAACTCCAGGACAAGCTGCATACCACTTTATCTCTGGTTATACTGCAAAAGTAGCAGGAACAGAAGCAGGAATCACAGAACCTGTACCATCATTCTCTGCTTGTTTTGGTGAACCATTTATGCCATTACACCCAACAAAATATGCTGAAATGTTAAGTAAAAAAATGACTGAAGCTGGTGTAAATGTTTGGTTAATTAACACAGGTTGGTCTGGAGGTCCTTACGGAACTGGTTCTCGTATTAAATTAAAATATACAAGAGCAATGATTACTGAAATTTTAAACGGAAGTTTAGACAACATCGAATTTGAACAACACCCAATTTTCGGATTATTTATGCCTAAATATTGTCCTAATGTACCAACAGAAATGTTAAACCCAATGAATACTTGGATAAACAAAAGTGCATACATTAGTAAAGCAATTCACTTAGCACACTTCTTCCACTTAAACTTCGAGAAATTTGCAAATGAAGCATCAGAACAAATTATAGAAGGTGGGCCATTAATTGATGAACACCACAAATTAGAGCACATGTAA
- the bshB1 gene encoding bacillithiol biosynthesis deacetylase BshB1, with protein MKLDILAFGAHPDDVELGCGATIAKEISLGKKVGIVDLTRGELGTRGSADLRDIEAANAAKILGVSVRENLGFSDAFFTNDKKHQLAIIKMIRKYQPEIVLCNAVDDRHIDHPKGSRLVSDACFLSGLLKIETEIEGELQEKWRPKLVYHYIQWKNIEPDFVIDVTGFMEIKKKSVLAYTSQFYDPTSNEPETPITSKNFTDSVEYRAKDLGRLIGVESAEGFNTERYVAVENFSKLI; from the coding sequence ATGAAACTAGATATTTTGGCTTTTGGAGCCCATCCAGATGATGTGGAATTGGGTTGTGGAGCAACAATTGCAAAGGAAATTTCTTTAGGAAAAAAGGTAGGGATCGTAGATCTTACAAGAGGAGAATTGGGGACTAGAGGATCTGCTGATTTACGAGATATTGAAGCCGCTAATGCAGCTAAAATTTTAGGGGTTTCTGTACGTGAAAATCTTGGTTTTTCTGATGCCTTTTTTACCAATGATAAAAAGCATCAATTAGCTATTATTAAAATGATACGAAAGTACCAGCCAGAAATTGTGTTGTGTAATGCTGTTGATGATCGTCATATAGATCATCCAAAAGGAAGTCGTTTGGTTTCTGATGCCTGCTTTTTAAGTGGCTTATTAAAAATTGAAACAGAAATAGAAGGTGAGTTGCAAGAAAAATGGAGACCAAAACTTGTGTATCATTATATACAGTGGAAAAATATAGAGCCAGACTTTGTAATAGACGTGACAGGTTTTATGGAAATTAAGAAGAAATCGGTGTTAGCATATACTTCTCAATTCTATGATCCGACAAGTAATGAGCCAGAAACACCTATTACAAGCAAGAATTTTACAGATAGTGTAGAGTATAGAGCAAAAGATTTAGGAAGATTGATTGGTGTTGAATCTGCAGAAGGCTTTAATACAGAGCGTTACGTGGCTGTAGAAAATTTTAGTAAATTAATTTAA
- a CDS encoding transketolase family protein, which yields MKKYTYTEKKDTRSGFGDGLTELGRTNPNVVALCADLIGSLKMDQFIEENPERFFQIGIAEANMISIAAGLTIGGKIPFTGTFANFSTGRVYDQIRQSVAYSGKNVKICASHAGVTLGEDGATHQILEDIGLMKMLPGMTVINTCDYNQTKAATIAIADFDGPVYLRFGRPKVPVFMPTDEKFEIGKGIQLTEGTDVTIVATGHLVWESLQAAEQLEAEGISVEVINIHTIKPLDEDIILKSVAKTGCIVTAEEHNKLGGLGESVARTLALNTPTPQEFVATDDTFGESGTPEQLMAKYGLDAAAVVKAVKKVISRK from the coding sequence ATGAAAAAATACACATACACAGAAAAAAAAGACACACGTTCAGGTTTTGGAGATGGTTTAACAGAATTAGGTAGAACAAACCCAAACGTAGTTGCCTTATGTGCTGATTTAATTGGTTCTTTAAAAATGGATCAATTTATTGAAGAAAACCCTGAAAGATTTTTCCAAATAGGTATTGCAGAAGCAAATATGATAAGTATTGCTGCAGGATTAACAATTGGAGGTAAAATTCCTTTTACAGGTACATTTGCTAACTTTTCTACAGGTAGAGTGTATGACCAAATTCGTCAATCTGTGGCGTATTCAGGTAAGAACGTAAAAATTTGTGCATCTCACGCAGGAGTTACTTTAGGAGAAGATGGCGCAACACACCAAATATTAGAAGATATTGGTTTGATGAAAATGTTACCAGGAATGACTGTAATTAATACGTGTGATTACAACCAAACAAAAGCGGCTACAATTGCAATTGCAGATTTTGATGGACCTGTATATTTACGTTTTGGTCGTCCAAAAGTACCAGTATTTATGCCAACAGATGAAAAATTTGAAATAGGTAAAGGAATACAATTAACAGAAGGAACAGATGTAACTATTGTTGCAACAGGGCACTTAGTTTGGGAATCTTTACAAGCTGCTGAGCAATTAGAAGCAGAAGGAATCTCTGTAGAAGTAATAAATATACATACCATTAAACCTTTAGATGAAGACATTATATTAAAGTCTGTTGCTAAAACTGGTTGTATTGTTACTGCAGAAGAGCATAATAAATTAGGTGGTTTAGGAGAAAGTGTTGCTAGAACTTTAGCTTTAAACACACCAACACCTCAAGAATTTGTTGCTACAGATGATACTTTTGGAGAATCTGGAACACCAGAGCAATTAATGGCTAAATATGGTTTAGATGCTGCTGCAGTTGTAAAAGCTGTTAAAAAAGTAATTTCTAGAAAATAA
- a CDS encoding porin family protein: MKKVILMFCLAFGFTQLSNAQVDFGLKAGVNYNNAGEDSFKESSADIVDGGAEAKTGYHVGLWFRGDIPVLGGLYLRPEIVYTQVKTEFELLSDSDDYSFKKLDVPVLVGKKFLGFANVFIGPSFQYILDDEISYKEFTSDELDKFSVGLQMGVGVEFGNIGVDVRWERGLTNNEANFVTDNFTVDNRTNQIIFGLSLKL, translated from the coding sequence ATGAAAAAAGTAATTTTAATGTTTTGCTTAGCCTTTGGATTTACTCAATTATCAAATGCTCAGGTAGATTTTGGTTTAAAAGCAGGTGTAAACTATAATAATGCGGGAGAAGACTCTTTTAAAGAATCTTCAGCAGATATTGTAGATGGAGGAGCAGAGGCTAAGACTGGTTATCATGTAGGTTTGTGGTTTAGAGGAGATATACCTGTTTTAGGTGGTTTATATTTAAGACCAGAAATTGTTTATACACAAGTTAAAACAGAATTTGAATTACTAAGTGATTCAGATGATTATTCATTTAAGAAATTAGATGTACCTGTTTTAGTAGGTAAAAAATTCTTAGGATTTGCAAATGTTTTTATTGGTCCTTCTTTTCAATATATTTTAGATGATGAAATTAGTTATAAAGAATTTACTTCTGATGAACTTGATAAATTTTCTGTAGGGCTTCAAATGGGAGTAGGAGTAGAATTTGGTAATATAGGTGTTGATGTACGTTGGGAAAGAGGTTTGACTAACAATGAGGCTAATTTTGTTACAGATAATTTTACCGTAGATAATAGAACAAATCAAATAATATTTGGACTTTCTTTAAAGTTGTAA
- a CDS encoding FKBP-type peptidyl-prolyl cis-trans isomerase, with the protein MNKIKNIFAFAIISIILYSCSNTTSTAVDDFDYEAQALIDNDTLVQFLKNHYFDTTVDSVKAIISGQTPLYENISSMNVTENDIDYTLYYYVNNIGTPTIEKGNPTVMDSVFVKYYGQRIVKTDSISAVFDYNDGQWFTLNGVIRGWSHGFTNFKGGDNITDNGPITYENGGKGILFIPSGLAYGNIGSGNILSNECIFFYIDLYDFVKDTDHDNDGIPSIMEDPDGNGDPRDDDTDLNGVPNYFDEDDDGDGVLTINEDKNNDGNPANDFSDEINNPTLADYLNPDIN; encoded by the coding sequence ATGAATAAAATAAAAAATATTTTTGCATTTGCAATTATTTCAATTATACTATATTCTTGTAGTAACACAACTTCTACAGCAGTAGATGACTTTGATTATGAAGCACAAGCTTTAATCGATAATGATACTTTAGTTCAATTTTTAAAAAATCATTATTTTGATACTACAGTAGATTCTGTAAAAGCAATAATCTCTGGGCAAACACCTCTTTACGAGAACATAAGTTCTATGAATGTTACTGAAAATGATATTGATTATACATTATATTATTATGTAAACAACATAGGAACTCCAACAATAGAAAAAGGAAACCCAACCGTAATGGATTCTGTTTTTGTAAAATATTACGGACAAAGGATTGTAAAAACTGATAGCATTAGTGCTGTTTTTGACTACAATGACGGACAATGGTTTACACTTAATGGCGTTATTAGAGGTTGGTCTCATGGTTTTACCAATTTTAAAGGTGGGGACAATATTACTGACAATGGACCTATTACATATGAAAATGGAGGAAAGGGAATTTTATTCATTCCTTCTGGCTTAGCCTACGGGAATATAGGAAGTGGTAATATTTTATCTAACGAATGTATCTTTTTCTATATTGACTTATATGATTTTGTAAAAGACACAGATCATGATAATGACGGAATCCCTTCTATAATGGAAGACCCTGATGGTAATGGAGATCCTAGAGATGATGACACAGATTTAAATGGAGTACCTAACTATTTTGATGAAGATGACGATGGTGATGGTGTTTTAACCATTAATGAAGATAAAAATAATGATGGAAACCCTGCAAATGATTTTAGTGATGAAATTAATAATCCAACTTTAGCAGATTACCTAAATCCTGATATAAATTAA
- a CDS encoding RNA-binding S4 domain-containing protein, with protein sequence MRIDKYLWCIRIFKTRSLASTACKKGQVKIDNKSLKPSKEVFGDELILVRKNQINYQIKVLDLPESRVGAKIVDLYRKDVTPKEEFEKTDLLKYAKDYYRKKGTGRPTKKDRRDIDDYQDDTTEEI encoded by the coding sequence ATGAGAATTGATAAATATTTGTGGTGTATTAGGATTTTTAAAACAAGAAGTTTAGCATCTACAGCCTGTAAGAAAGGGCAAGTTAAGATAGATAATAAAAGCTTAAAGCCTTCTAAAGAGGTATTTGGAGATGAATTGATTTTAGTAAGAAAAAATCAAATAAATTATCAAATAAAAGTTTTAGATTTACCGGAAAGTAGAGTTGGAGCTAAAATAGTAGATCTTTATAGAAAAGATGTTACACCTAAAGAGGAGTTTGAGAAAACAGATCTTTTAAAATATGCTAAAGATTACTATAGAAAAAAGGGAACTGGTAGGCCAACAAAGAAAGATAGACGAGATATAGACGATTATCAAGACGATACAACAGAAGAAATATGA
- a CDS encoding phosphoribosyltransferase domain-containing protein, producing MTTSGSIILNQLQISQKIRRIAYQIYETNSSEKEVVLAGIVGNGFIFAEKLMEVLQEISPLKVTICKVNIDKKNPLKPITTSLNVEDYKNKSLVLVDDVLSSGTTLIYGIKHFLDVPLKRFKTAVLVNRNHKKYPVKADFKGISLSTSIKEHIQVEFFAKEAIAYLA from the coding sequence ATGACAACATCAGGTAGCATTATATTAAATCAATTGCAAATTTCTCAAAAAATAAGAAGGATTGCGTATCAGATTTATGAAACTAATAGTTCTGAAAAAGAAGTTGTACTAGCAGGAATTGTTGGTAATGGCTTTATTTTTGCAGAAAAATTAATGGAAGTTTTACAAGAAATATCACCTTTAAAAGTAACTATTTGTAAGGTTAATATTGATAAAAAAAATCCTTTAAAACCAATTACCACTTCTTTAAATGTAGAAGATTATAAAAATAAGTCTTTAGTTTTAGTTGATGATGTTTTAAGTTCTGGAACTACACTAATTTACGGAATTAAGCATTTTTTAGATGTGCCATTAAAGAGGTTTAAAACCGCTGTATTGGTAAATAGAAATCATAAGAAATACCCTGTAAAAGCAGATTTTAAAGGGATTTCTCTATCTACTTCTATAAAAGAACATATACAAGTAGAATTTTTTGCAAAAGAAGCAATTGCTTATTTAGCTTAA
- a CDS encoding shikimate kinase, protein MKIVLLGYMASGKSSIGKRLSKKLSMKFLDLDDYIIEKEKMSISKIFETKGEVYFRLIENKYLKEILEKDKGFILALGGGTPCYANNMDVIKTANANSIYLQGSTATMIERLIRKKSKRPLIASLGDDQIPEFVAKHLFERRPYYEQAKTIVKIDNKSKKEVAEELEHLLS, encoded by the coding sequence ATGAAAATAGTACTTTTAGGTTATATGGCTTCAGGAAAATCTAGTATTGGCAAACGACTTTCTAAAAAGCTGTCAATGAAGTTTTTAGACTTAGATGATTATATTATTGAAAAAGAAAAAATGTCTATTTCTAAAATTTTTGAAACCAAAGGAGAAGTGTATTTTAGGTTGATAGAAAACAAATATTTAAAAGAAATACTAGAAAAAGACAAAGGTTTTATCCTTGCTTTAGGTGGAGGAACGCCTTGTTATGCAAATAATATGGATGTTATTAAAACAGCAAATGCTAATTCTATCTATTTACAAGGTAGTACCGCAACCATGATTGAGCGATTGATTAGAAAGAAAAGCAAGCGCCCATTAATAGCTTCTTTAGGTGATGATCAAATTCCTGAATTTGTAGCAAAACATCTTTTTGAAAGACGTCCTTATTATGAACAAGCAAAAACTATTGTAAAAATAGACAACAAATCTAAAAAAGAAGTTGCAGAAGAATTAGAACATTTATTAAGCTAA
- a CDS encoding tyrosine-type recombinase/integrase: MRYSNPKIFIPKAKNKKGVLKPTIAAGKYWYVKYSYRNPETGLMEMFRIKEGINRIETIKERTRAIKNLRTAVQNLLERGYSPFEYFPENVFIRYLETSNLYHKNINDITKRHIILFLNNLGKDKNKPVNPATRNTYRKIISSLFNQLVADDIINKNFVESIPKLVSKPKKNIPFRKKEMKTIKEYLLEHDPYLYLFIKFVMYGFLRPVEVCRIKIKDINIDRNTISVQSKTEDATANTVFLTKQLKDTITEMEIQKFNSEFHLFSSKLKPSIWVADDTVKRTYFGRRFAKVKKALSFDENYGIYSFRHTAAIDIFTTYKQQGLTDLEAKHKMLPITRHKSIDSLNKYLRDIGASLPKDYSDDYSLDF; the protein is encoded by the coding sequence ATGAGATATTCTAATCCAAAAATATTTATACCAAAAGCTAAGAATAAAAAAGGAGTATTAAAGCCAACAATAGCGGCTGGTAAATATTGGTATGTGAAGTATTCTTATAGAAATCCAGAAACTGGACTTATGGAAATGTTCAGAATTAAAGAAGGGATTAATCGAATAGAAACCATTAAAGAACGCACCAGAGCAATTAAAAATTTACGAACAGCAGTACAAAATCTTCTTGAACGCGGATACTCTCCTTTTGAGTACTTTCCTGAAAATGTTTTTATTCGATATTTGGAAACTTCAAACTTATATCATAAAAATATTAATGATATTACAAAAAGACACATTATACTATTTTTAAATAACCTTGGTAAAGATAAAAATAAACCTGTAAATCCAGCAACTAGAAATACGTATCGAAAAATAATAAGTAGTTTATTTAATCAATTGGTAGCAGATGATATTATCAATAAAAACTTTGTAGAAAGTATTCCTAAATTAGTCTCAAAGCCTAAAAAGAATATTCCATTTCGTAAAAAAGAAATGAAAACAATAAAAGAATATTTACTAGAACATGATCCTTATTTATATCTTTTTATAAAATTTGTAATGTATGGTTTCTTAAGACCTGTAGAAGTTTGTAGAATAAAAATAAAGGACATTAATATAGATCGTAATACCATTTCTGTGCAGAGTAAAACAGAAGACGCCACTGCAAATACCGTTTTCCTTACAAAACAGTTAAAGGATACCATTACTGAAATGGAAATTCAAAAATTTAATTCTGAATTTCACTTATTTAGTTCAAAATTAAAACCTTCTATTTGGGTTGCTGACGATACTGTAAAAAGAACATATTTTGGTAGACGTTTTGCTAAAGTAAAAAAAGCACTAAGTTTTGATGAAAATTATGGTATTTATTCTTTTAGACACACCGCAGCCATAGATATTTTTACAACCTATAAGCAACAAGGATTAACCGATTTAGAAGCTAAGCATAAAATGTTACCAATTACAAGGCACAAAAGTATTGATAGCTTAAATAAGTACCTACGTGATATTGGAGCTTCTTTACCTAAAGACTATTCCGATGATTATAGTTTAGATTTTTAA
- a CDS encoding DUF6979 family protein → MNKYALTALKSAQNFKDTYSIIEIWSRSVKEVFPNSKSSQEKSCPKGTFLGLCEEGLVKGIPKGNYTKSLKNKEYALKAIAILKQNRQTRFSPKELWEQLELRDKRSNSQMDVILAFWENGLIV, encoded by the coding sequence ATGAATAAATATGCATTAACAGCCCTAAAAAGTGCACAAAATTTTAAAGACACCTATTCTATAATAGAAATATGGTCAAGATCTGTAAAAGAAGTTTTTCCTAACTCTAAAAGTTCACAAGAAAAAAGTTGTCCTAAAGGCACTTTTTTAGGTTTGTGCGAGGAAGGTTTAGTGAAGGGAATACCCAAAGGAAATTATACAAAGTCTCTTAAAAATAAAGAGTATGCTTTAAAAGCTATAGCCATTTTAAAACAAAATAGGCAAACGAGGTTTTCACCAAAAGAATTGTGGGAGCAATTAGAACTTAGAGATAAAAGGTCTAATTCTCAAATGGATGTTATTTTGGCATTTTGGGAGAATGGATTGATTGTGTAA
- a CDS encoding GIY-YIG nuclease family protein encodes MDKTQLNKVLELVNEYAVKYRGKNLGEFEISDIYDLFPESKDTYGWFNEWPNIGRYGIYLIMDKDKNVIYIGESSNIGNRLSNYFQFSEDKSCKIIHKWNKTPRYVCSIAVPTETWFERLALEEFLIYNVQPIDNKKSKYSIN; translated from the coding sequence ATGGATAAAACACAATTAAATAAGGTATTAGAACTTGTAAATGAATATGCTGTAAAATACAGAGGTAAAAATCTTGGGGAATTTGAAATTAGTGATATTTATGACCTATTTCCTGAAAGTAAAGACACTTATGGATGGTTTAATGAATGGCCGAACATTGGTAGATACGGAATTTATCTAATTATGGATAAGGATAAAAATGTAATTTATATAGGTGAATCTTCAAACATTGGTAATAGACTAAGTAACTATTTCCAATTTTCAGAAGACAAATCTTGTAAAATTATTCATAAATGGAATAAAACACCAAGATACGTTTGCTCAATAGCTGTTCCTACAGAAACTTGGTTTGAGCGTTTAGCTTTGGAAGAATTTTTAATTTACAATGTTCAGCCAATTGATAATAAAAAAAGTAAATATTCTATTAATTAA
- a CDS encoding restriction endonuclease subunit S, with translation MNRKMVLMKDLIHEITMGPFGSDIKVDSFIDDGVPVLNGSNISGVKLTEESFRYVSEENAKFLKKANTKRGDIVITHRGTLGQISYIPEDSTYDNYIISQSQFRVTLKKDLVDPIYFTYYFHTNEGQKRLLSFKSHVGVPALAQATTNFRLLEFPYRSLILQKQIAKVLSDLDSKIEINNKINQELEAMAKTLYDYWFVQFDFPDPSTSSGQAGKPYKSSGGKMVFNEELKREIPEGWEIGTLLDIANFQNGLACQKYRPINDEFLRVIKIKDMKEGFSEKTEKVRPDVPDKIKIFNGDILFSWSASLEVIQWSGGEGALNQHIFKVTSEKFPKSYYYFELLNYLQHFKMQAELRKTTMGHITQEHLKQSRIVIPQIDLINEIDKIIKPILNKQVKLNEETQKLSELRDWLLPMLMNGQVSVGSASLRGTKQSYNQNENNGLGLVAEGGEEYKKSLKKK, from the coding sequence ATGAATAGAAAGATGGTTTTAATGAAGGATTTGATTCACGAAATTACTATGGGTCCTTTTGGTTCTGATATTAAGGTTGATAGTTTTATTGATGATGGAGTTCCTGTTTTAAATGGTTCTAATATTAGTGGTGTAAAACTCACAGAAGAATCGTTTAGATATGTTTCAGAAGAAAACGCAAAGTTTTTAAAAAAAGCAAATACAAAAAGAGGAGATATTGTAATTACACATCGAGGAACATTAGGTCAAATTTCATACATTCCTGAAGATTCGACGTATGATAATTACATTATATCACAAAGCCAATTTAGGGTTACCTTAAAGAAAGATTTAGTTGATCCAATTTATTTTACTTATTATTTTCATACAAATGAAGGCCAGAAAAGATTATTATCTTTTAAAAGCCACGTTGGTGTTCCTGCTCTAGCGCAAGCAACAACTAATTTTAGGTTATTAGAATTTCCATACAGATCTTTAATATTACAAAAACAAATAGCAAAAGTACTTTCAGATTTAGATTCCAAAATAGAAATCAACAATAAAATAAACCAAGAATTAGAAGCGATGGCAAAAACGCTCTATGATTATTGGTTTGTACAGTTCGATTTTCCTGACCCTTCGACAAGCTCAGGACAGGCAGGAAAACCTTATAAATCTTCTGGAGGGAAAATGGTTTTTAATGAAGAATTGAAGCGAGAGATTCCTGAAGGTTGGGAAATAGGAACATTGTTAGATATTGCAAATTTCCAAAATGGTTTGGCTTGTCAAAAATATAGACCAATTAATGATGAGTTTTTAAGAGTTATCAAAATTAAAGATATGAAGGAAGGTTTTTCAGAGAAAACTGAAAAGGTTAGACCTGATGTACCTGATAAAATTAAAATTTTTAATGGAGATATATTATTTTCTTGGTCGGCATCACTTGAAGTTATTCAGTGGTCTGGAGGAGAAGGAGCTTTAAATCAACATATTTTTAAAGTTACATCTGAAAAATTTCCTAAATCATATTACTACTTTGAATTACTTAATTACTTACAACATTTTAAAATGCAAGCTGAATTGAGAAAAACTACAATGGGTCACATTACGCAAGAGCATTTAAAACAAAGTAGAATTGTAATTCCTCAAATAGATTTAATTAATGAAATAGATAAGATCATAAAACCAATTTTAAATAAACAAGTAAAACTTAACGAGGAAACCCAAAAACTATCCGAATTAAGAGATTGGTTGTTGCCTATGTTAATGAATGGACAGGTTAGTGTTGGTAGTGCGTCATTGCGAGGCACGAAGCAATCTTATAATCAGAATGAAAACAATGGTTTGGGGTTGGTTGCTGAGGGTGGAGAGGAATATAAAAAAAGTTTAAAAAAAAAGTAA
- the rhuM gene encoding virulence protein RhuM/Fic/DOC family protein: MKEQNQIVIYQSEDGTTQLQVNLQDDTIWLTQSQIVAVFNSSKANISEHIKHIFSSGELSKSATVRKFRTVQQEGNRLVTRNRIHYNLDVIISVGYRVNSLRGTQFRIWANSILKDYLVQGYAINQKRLEQKEQEVKILKSGIQILSRAIEEKTANNQWLTLFSKGLSLLDDYDHEQLDAKGLTTKEANYPSLHEYQELINQMLTEFDSDVFGKEKDKSFESSVAQIAKGFGEDDFYPSIEEKATMLLYFVVKNHSFVDGNKRIAAACFLKFLQQNNLLFNSDNQPIISNDTLASLTLFIASSKPEEMQTVTRLVISVLNRSKMK; encoded by the coding sequence ATGAAAGAACAAAATCAAATAGTTATATATCAATCTGAAGATGGAACGACTCAGCTACAAGTTAACCTTCAAGATGATACCATTTGGTTAACGCAGTCTCAAATTGTAGCGGTTTTTAATTCAAGTAAAGCTAATATTAGCGAGCATATAAAACATATTTTTTCTTCTGGAGAATTATCTAAATCGGCAACTGTTCGGAAATTCCGAACAGTTCAACAAGAAGGTAATAGATTAGTAACTAGAAACAGAATTCATTATAATCTAGACGTTATAATTTCTGTTGGTTATCGTGTAAACTCATTAAGAGGAACACAGTTTAGAATATGGGCAAACAGTATTTTAAAAGATTATTTAGTACAAGGTTATGCTATTAATCAAAAACGTTTAGAACAAAAAGAGCAAGAAGTAAAAATATTAAAAAGTGGTATTCAGATTTTAAGTAGAGCTATTGAAGAAAAAACAGCAAACAACCAATGGCTTACCCTTTTTTCGAAAGGTTTAAGCTTGTTAGATGATTATGATCACGAACAATTAGATGCAAAAGGGTTAACTACCAAAGAAGCAAATTACCCTAGTTTACATGAGTATCAAGAATTAATTAACCAAATGCTTACCGAATTTGATTCGGATGTTTTTGGAAAAGAAAAAGATAAAAGTTTTGAAAGTTCTGTTGCTCAAATAGCAAAAGGGTTTGGAGAAGACGATTTTTATCCATCCATAGAAGAAAAAGCAACCATGCTTTTATATTTTGTAGTAAAAAACCATTCGTTTGTAGATGGAAATAAACGGATTGCAGCAGCTTGCTTTTTAAAGTTTTTACAACAAAACAATCTGCTTTTTAATAGTGATAATCAACCCATAATTAGCAACGACACTTTAGCGAGTTTAACGCTTTTTATAGCTTCTAGTAAGCCAGAAGAAATGCAAACAGTAACACGTTTAGTTATTAGCGTGTTAAATAGAAGTAAAATGAAATAA